One region of Quercus lobata isolate SW786 chromosome 2, ValleyOak3.0 Primary Assembly, whole genome shotgun sequence genomic DNA includes:
- the LOC115978007 gene encoding WAT1-related protein At1g43650 isoform X2, with protein MESHKPYIAMLFTQSVYAGMALFSKAAIAKGMNPYVFVVYRQAFASLALAPFAFFLERNKAAPLSYYLLCRIFLVSLCGITLSLNLYYVAINYTSATFAAATTNTIPAITFIMAAFLRMESINIKQLHGLAKVLGSVVGVSGALVFAFVKGPPINFMHWHTTTEKPNTDSSIHSCSTREWIKGSLIMLSANTFWSLWLILQGPIIKQYQAKLRLTTLQCFFSCIQSCFVAIAVERQPSAWKLGWDVHLVSVAYCGVIVTGITYWLQVWVIEKRGPVFTAMFTPLALIITAIMSAFLWKENFYWGSVLWGKNKEDRKSETDKQRQETKEELVLECITHH; from the exons ATGGAAAGCCATAAGCCTTATATTGCAATGCTTTTCACTCAGTCAGTGTATGCAGGCATGGCCTTGTTCTCTAAGGCAGCAATTGCTAAAGGGATGAACCCTTATGTGTTTGTTGTTTATAGGCAAGCTTTTGCCTCACTTGCCTTGGCTCCATTCGCATTCTTCCTTGAAAG AAACAAGGCTGCTCCCTTATCATATTACTTACTTTGCAGAATCTTCTTGGTTTCACTTTGTGG GATCACACTCAGTTTAAACCTCTACTACGTCGCTATCAACTACACATCTGCAACATTTGCGGCGGCCACGACTAATACAATTCCTGCCATTACTTTCATAATGGCCGCTTTCTTGAG AATGGAAAGCATTAACATAAAACAGTTGCACGGATTGGCCAAAGTGTTGGGTTCTGTAGTCGGTGTTTCTGGTGCACTAGTGTTTGCTTTTGTGAAGGGACCTCCTATAAATTTTATGCACTGGCATACAACAACTGAAAAGCCAAATACAGACTCATCAATACATAGCTGCTCCACAAGGGAATGGATAAAAGGCTCTCTTATTATGCTCTCAGCCAACACTTTTTGGTCTTTATGGCTTATTCTGCAG gGTCCAATTATTAAGCAATATCAGGCAAAACTAAGGCTTACTACTCTACAATGCTTCTTTAGCTGCATTCAATCATGCTTTGTGGCCATTGCAGTGGAAAGGCAACCATCAGCATGGAAACTTGGATGGGATGTCCATCTTGTTTCAGTGGCATATTGT GGTGTAATTGTAACTGGAATTACCTATTGGCTACAAGTATGGGTGATAGAAAAGAGAGGCCCAGTTTTCACGGCAATGTTCACTCCACTGGCGCTTATTATTACAGCCATCATGTCAGCATTCTTGTGGAAAGAGAACTTTTATTGGGGAAG TGTCTTGTGGGGGAAGAACAAAGAGGATAGGAAAAGTGAAACAGACAaacaaagacaagaaaccaaAGAAGAACTCGTACTGGAGTGCATTACACATCACTGA
- the LOC115978007 gene encoding WAT1-related protein At1g43650 isoform X1 gives MESHKPYIAMLFTQSVYAGMALFSKAAIAKGMNPYVFVVYRQAFASLALAPFAFFLERNKAAPLSYYLLCRIFLVSLCGITLSLNLYYVAINYTSATFAAATTNTIPAITFIMAAFLRMESINIKQLHGLAKVLGSVVGVSGALVFAFVKGPPINFMHWHTTTEKPNTDSSIHSCSTREWIKGSLIMLSANTFWSLWLILQGPIIKQYQAKLRLTTLQCFFSCIQSCFVAIAVERQPSAWKLGWDVHLVSVAYCGVIVTGITYWLQVWVIEKRGPVFTAMFTPLALIITAIMSAFLWKENFYWGSIGGAILLVGGLYSVLWGKNKEDRKSETDKQRQETKEELVLECITHH, from the exons ATGGAAAGCCATAAGCCTTATATTGCAATGCTTTTCACTCAGTCAGTGTATGCAGGCATGGCCTTGTTCTCTAAGGCAGCAATTGCTAAAGGGATGAACCCTTATGTGTTTGTTGTTTATAGGCAAGCTTTTGCCTCACTTGCCTTGGCTCCATTCGCATTCTTCCTTGAAAG AAACAAGGCTGCTCCCTTATCATATTACTTACTTTGCAGAATCTTCTTGGTTTCACTTTGTGG GATCACACTCAGTTTAAACCTCTACTACGTCGCTATCAACTACACATCTGCAACATTTGCGGCGGCCACGACTAATACAATTCCTGCCATTACTTTCATAATGGCCGCTTTCTTGAG AATGGAAAGCATTAACATAAAACAGTTGCACGGATTGGCCAAAGTGTTGGGTTCTGTAGTCGGTGTTTCTGGTGCACTAGTGTTTGCTTTTGTGAAGGGACCTCCTATAAATTTTATGCACTGGCATACAACAACTGAAAAGCCAAATACAGACTCATCAATACATAGCTGCTCCACAAGGGAATGGATAAAAGGCTCTCTTATTATGCTCTCAGCCAACACTTTTTGGTCTTTATGGCTTATTCTGCAG gGTCCAATTATTAAGCAATATCAGGCAAAACTAAGGCTTACTACTCTACAATGCTTCTTTAGCTGCATTCAATCATGCTTTGTGGCCATTGCAGTGGAAAGGCAACCATCAGCATGGAAACTTGGATGGGATGTCCATCTTGTTTCAGTGGCATATTGT GGTGTAATTGTAACTGGAATTACCTATTGGCTACAAGTATGGGTGATAGAAAAGAGAGGCCCAGTTTTCACGGCAATGTTCACTCCACTGGCGCTTATTATTACAGCCATCATGTCAGCATTCTTGTGGAAAGAGAACTTTTATTGGGGAAG TATTGGTGGGGCTATTTTGCTGGTGGGGGGGCTCTACAGTGTCTTGTGGGGGAAGAACAAAGAGGATAGGAAAAGTGAAACAGACAaacaaagacaagaaaccaaAGAAGAACTCGTACTGGAGTGCATTACACATCACTGA
- the LOC115978007 gene encoding WAT1-related protein At1g43650 isoform X3 has protein sequence MESHKPYIAMLFTQSVYAGMALFSKAAIAKGMNPYVFVVYRQAFASLALAPFAFFLERIFLVSLCGITLSLNLYYVAINYTSATFAAATTNTIPAITFIMAAFLRMESINIKQLHGLAKVLGSVVGVSGALVFAFVKGPPINFMHWHTTTEKPNTDSSIHSCSTREWIKGSLIMLSANTFWSLWLILQGPIIKQYQAKLRLTTLQCFFSCIQSCFVAIAVERQPSAWKLGWDVHLVSVAYCGVIVTGITYWLQVWVIEKRGPVFTAMFTPLALIITAIMSAFLWKENFYWGSIGGAILLVGGLYSVLWGKNKEDRKSETDKQRQETKEELVLECITHH, from the exons ATGGAAAGCCATAAGCCTTATATTGCAATGCTTTTCACTCAGTCAGTGTATGCAGGCATGGCCTTGTTCTCTAAGGCAGCAATTGCTAAAGGGATGAACCCTTATGTGTTTGTTGTTTATAGGCAAGCTTTTGCCTCACTTGCCTTGGCTCCATTCGCATTCTTCCTTGAAAG AATCTTCTTGGTTTCACTTTGTGG GATCACACTCAGTTTAAACCTCTACTACGTCGCTATCAACTACACATCTGCAACATTTGCGGCGGCCACGACTAATACAATTCCTGCCATTACTTTCATAATGGCCGCTTTCTTGAG AATGGAAAGCATTAACATAAAACAGTTGCACGGATTGGCCAAAGTGTTGGGTTCTGTAGTCGGTGTTTCTGGTGCACTAGTGTTTGCTTTTGTGAAGGGACCTCCTATAAATTTTATGCACTGGCATACAACAACTGAAAAGCCAAATACAGACTCATCAATACATAGCTGCTCCACAAGGGAATGGATAAAAGGCTCTCTTATTATGCTCTCAGCCAACACTTTTTGGTCTTTATGGCTTATTCTGCAG gGTCCAATTATTAAGCAATATCAGGCAAAACTAAGGCTTACTACTCTACAATGCTTCTTTAGCTGCATTCAATCATGCTTTGTGGCCATTGCAGTGGAAAGGCAACCATCAGCATGGAAACTTGGATGGGATGTCCATCTTGTTTCAGTGGCATATTGT GGTGTAATTGTAACTGGAATTACCTATTGGCTACAAGTATGGGTGATAGAAAAGAGAGGCCCAGTTTTCACGGCAATGTTCACTCCACTGGCGCTTATTATTACAGCCATCATGTCAGCATTCTTGTGGAAAGAGAACTTTTATTGGGGAAG TATTGGTGGGGCTATTTTGCTGGTGGGGGGGCTCTACAGTGTCTTGTGGGGGAAGAACAAAGAGGATAGGAAAAGTGAAACAGACAaacaaagacaagaaaccaaAGAAGAACTCGTACTGGAGTGCATTACACATCACTGA
- the LOC115961589 gene encoding uncharacterized protein LOC115961589: MVRATDSPFTAAVLEFPVPSKFRLHQLEPFDGLKNPQDHLNTFKTTLGLQQLPDEILCRSFPTTLKGAAREWFTKLPTSSIDNFDQLSSAFLRHFIGGQRPKRPVDYLLTIRQGEKKILRSYVKRFTRKTLEVDEANDKVQLTTFKAGLRSRDLVASLAKNPPKTMAEMLLKAQKYMNAEDALAAIKDTEKPGDKAKREDDRRGQKRDRPDRRNNDGNRRKDDKSPRTNKYYRFHKDHGHNTEDCIDLKEQIEELIRKGKLQKYVKKGKYSKFRDDNKIQHESFSRDDDRPSQPPNKVIGEINTITGGPFSGESFKSLKKAYQRQLNSFHAVPPSKHRRTYQDISFIEGDAMGVKQPHNDPLVIMLNIEGFNNKRILVDNGSSVDIIYLPAFQQLKLDPKRLRLFDSPLVNFSGDRVYPRGVVTLTVTAGAYPVQLTRQVDFLVVDCPSSYNVIIGRPTLNRWKAATSTYCLKVKFPTDNGVGEVKGDQVLARECY, translated from the exons ATGGTAAGGGCTACGGATTCGCCTTTCACCGCAGCGGTACTTGAATTCCCTGTACCGTCAAAGTTTCGCTTACATCAACTTGAGCCATTCGACGGACTCAAAAACCCTCaggatcatcttaatacctttaagacgaCTCTAGGTCTTCAACAACTGCCTGATGAGATACTGTGTCGTTCCTTCCCcaccactctcaaaggagctgcaagagaATGGTTCACGAAGTTGCCAACCTCGTCCATAGACAACTTCGATCAATTAAGTAGTGCCTTCCTGCGCCATTTCATAGGGGGGCAACGTCCAAAAAGGCCAGTAGACTACTTACTCACCATAAGACAGGGAGAGAAGAAAATTCTGAGGTCGTATGTCAAGCGATTCACCCGGAAGACTCTGGAGGTGGACGAAGCCAATGACAAGGtgcagctgacgaccttcaaGGCGGGACTGAGGTCTAGAGATCTCGTGGCCTCCCTCGCAAAAAACCCACCAAAGACGATGGCGGAAATGCTCCTGAAggcacagaagtacatgaatgctgaagatGCTTTAGCTGCCATAAAGGATACCGAAAAGCCAGGCGACAAGGCCAAGAGGGAAGACGATCGTAGGGGGCAGAAGAGAGATCGACCAGATCGTCGAAACAATGACGGGAACAGGAGGAAAGATGATAAAAGTCCTCGGACG AACAAGTACTACCGGTTCCACAAAGATCACGGCCACAACACGGAAGATTGCATAGACCTAAAGGAGCAAATAGAGGAGTTAATACGGAAAGGGAAGTTacagaaatatgtgaagaaaggAAAGTATAGCAAGTTCAGggacgacaataaaatccagcATGAATCCTTTTCCCGGGATGACGACCGACCGTCCCAGCCTCCAAACAaggtgatcggggagataaatACGATTACAGGAGGGCCGTTTTCAGGAGAATCATTTAAATCACTCAAGAAGGCATACCAAAGGCAGTTAAACAGTTTCCACGCCGTACCCCCGTCTAAGCACAGACGAACATACCAGGACATATCCTTCATTGAAGGAGACGCCATGGGAGTGAAGCAGCCCCACAATGATCCCTTGGTCATAATGCTGaatatagaagggttcaataACAAGAGGATCCTCGTCGACAATGGTAGCTCCGTAGACATCATTTACCTCCCAGCCTTCCAGCAGCTGAAACTAGATCCTAAAAGACTGCGCCTTTTTGACTCTCCACTCGTCAACTTTAGCGGAGACAGGGTCTACCCCAGGGGTGTAGTGACATTGACGGTGACGGCGGGGGCCTACCCAGTGCAGTTGACACGTCAAGTAGACTTCTTGGTGGTAGATTGTCCCTCATCttacaatgtcatcattgggaggcccacACTCAATAGGTGGAAGGCAGCGACGTCaacctactgtttgaaggtaaaattcccaacagaTAATGGCGTCGGTGAAGTGAAAGGAGATCAAGTCCTGGCAAGAGAATGCTATTAA